The following coding sequences are from one Sander lucioperca isolate FBNREF2018 chromosome 2, SLUC_FBN_1.2, whole genome shotgun sequence window:
- the sprn2 gene encoding shadow of prion protein 2, whose product MAVLQKLPLTVALCLLLLATLVPSSEARRGGGGGRGGFGGGGFSRGGGYSRGWGGGGGQAYRPVQSSGPSAGKVAGAAAAGAIGGAMIGSALSRPGYGGGYGGYGGYGGGYGGGYGGYGGGYGYPRYGVGGGYGPRPGYESEGSGDMEYYTAASSGPIYNSIIVVIGSLMSLLMGHWVAVM is encoded by the coding sequence ATGGCTGTCCTGCAGAAGCTCCCCCTCACAGTGGCCCTCTGCCTGCTGCTCCTTGCCACACTGGTACCCAGCTCTGAAGCCCggcgtggtggtggtggtggtcgtGGTGGTTTTGGAGGTGGTGGATTTAGCAGAGGTGGTGGCTACAGCCGGGGCTGGGGCGGTGGGGGTGGCCAGGCCTACAGACCGGTCCAGAGCAGTGGCCCCAGTGCAGGGAAAGTAGCCGGGGCAGCTGCAGCGGGCGCTATAGGAGGAGCAATGATTGGGTCTGCCCTGAGCCGTCCTGGGTATGGTGGAGGATATGGAGGATATGGAGGATATGGAGGAGGATATGGTGGAGGGTATGGAGGATATGGAGGGGGGTATGGCTACCCACGATATGGAGTTGGTGGTGGCTACGGCCCCAGGCCTGGCTATGAGTCAGAGGGCTCTGGAGATATGGAGTACTACACTGCAGCATCCAGCGGCCCCATCTACAACAGTATCATCGTTGTCATCGGCTCCCTGATGTCCCTGCTGATGGGCCACTGGGTGGCAGTCATGTAG
- the rassf2b gene encoding ras association domain-containing protein 2b isoform X1 — MVCACSAPIVFVFSFISARSANKGASGSRSDWLPATRRCRELRHSRWTSRALLLLLLLDARAPVIVSNGRRASELNKEFIVNGHFTFNGEEEERREEEVEKENRRACVHRVCSLFLVIQQDHTVFTTLLSCLLRMDDTEYGVQIGENKFIRKATVLSHLKTYNLYYEGQNLQLRHREEEGELIVEGLLNIFWGLRRPIRLQMQDDHERIRPPPSSTSWHSGCNLDSQGSPNSTDGQQMTQQSPPTVEVTEPDSQPEDDGVMEEQAEEDSESSAQLLRTKSDAGVLRRGQRRSPSDQRKIRRHRFSINGHFYNHKTSVFTPAFGSMTNVRINSCMRTPQVLRVLLNKFKIENSPDDFALYLVHASGERVKLKRSDYPLVLRVIQGPCEQVCKVFLMEEDLGEEVTYDVAQYIKFEMPVLQSFITKLKEEEDREVQKLRRRYTYLRCIIEKQLSCLPEGAACM; from the exons ATGGTGTGCGCGTGCTCGGCTCCCATTGTTTTCGTGTTTTCATTCATCTCCGCACGCAGCGCGAACAAAGGGGCGTCAGGGTCGCGCTCTGATTGGCTCCCGGCCACCCGACGCTGCCGCGAGCTCCGCCACAGCAGATGGACCTCTCgtgctctcctcctcctcctcctccttgatGCACGCGCCCCAGTGATTGTTTCCAACGGCAGGAGAGCTAGCGAGTTGAACAAGGAGTTTATCGTTAACGGACATTTCACCTTTAACggggaagaagaggaaagacgggaggaggaggtggaaaaGGAGAACCGGAGAGCCTGCGTCCACCGGGTTTG CTCCCTCTTTCTGGTGATTCAACAAGACCACACAGTCTTCACTACG CTCCTCTCATGCTTACTGAGAATGGATGATACAGAGTACGGGGTTCAGATTGGAGAAAACAAGTTCATCAGGAA GGCAACCGTCCTCTCACATCTGAAGACGTACAACCTCTACTATGAAGGACAGAATCTGCAGCTCAGACACAGAGAG GAAGAGGGGGAGCTGATTGTCGAGGGCTTGCTGAATATCTTCTGGGGTCTGCGGCGACCAATCAGGCTTCAGATGCAGGATGACCACGAGCGGATCCGACCGCCCCCCTCCTCTACGTCCTGGCACTCGGGTTGCAATCTGGACAGTCAAGG TTCCCCCAACAGCACAGATGGTCAACAAATGACACAGCAGAGCCCACCCACAGTGGAAGTGACAGAACCTGACAGCCAACCAGAGGACGACGGTGTGATGGAAGAGCAGGCAGAAG AAGACAGTGAGAGCTCTGCTCAGCTCCTCAGAACGAAGAGCGATGCGGGCGTCTTGAGACGGGGCCAGCGACGGTCACCGAGTGACCAGAGGAAAATTCGACGCCATCGCTTCTCTATTAATGGACACTTCTACAACCATAAG aCATCAGTGTTTACTCCTGCTTTCGGCTCAATGACTAATGTTCGGATCAACAGCTGCATGAGGACACCTCAGGTGCTTCGAGTTCTCCTCAATAAGTTTAAAATTGAAAACAGCCCAGATGATTTTGCCCTCTACCTCGTCCATGCAAGTGGAG AGCGTGTGAAACTGAAGCGAAGTGACTATCCTCTGGTGCTGAGAGTGATTCAGGGTCCATGTGAGCAGGTCTGCAAGGTTTTCCTCATGGAAGAAGACCTCGGAGAAGAAGTCACATATGAT GTGGCACAGTATATCAAGTTTGAAATGCCTGTCCTGCAGAGTTTCATCACCAAactgaaggaggaggaggacagagaggtGCAGAAACTCAGAAGAAG GTATACGTACCTGCGGTGTATAATTGAAAAGCAGCTCAGTTGTCTTCCAGAGGGGGCGGCGTGTATGTGA
- the rassf2b gene encoding ras association domain-containing protein 2b isoform X2, with product MDDTEYGVQIGENKFIRKATVLSHLKTYNLYYEGQNLQLRHREEEGELIVEGLLNIFWGLRRPIRLQMQDDHERIRPPPSSTSWHSGCNLDSQGSPNSTDGQQMTQQSPPTVEVTEPDSQPEDDGVMEEQAEEDSESSAQLLRTKSDAGVLRRGQRRSPSDQRKIRRHRFSINGHFYNHKTSVFTPAFGSMTNVRINSCMRTPQVLRVLLNKFKIENSPDDFALYLVHASGERVKLKRSDYPLVLRVIQGPCEQVCKVFLMEEDLGEEVTYDVAQYIKFEMPVLQSFITKLKEEEDREVQKLRRRYTYLRCIIEKQLSCLPEGAACM from the exons ATGGATGATACAGAGTACGGGGTTCAGATTGGAGAAAACAAGTTCATCAGGAA GGCAACCGTCCTCTCACATCTGAAGACGTACAACCTCTACTATGAAGGACAGAATCTGCAGCTCAGACACAGAGAG GAAGAGGGGGAGCTGATTGTCGAGGGCTTGCTGAATATCTTCTGGGGTCTGCGGCGACCAATCAGGCTTCAGATGCAGGATGACCACGAGCGGATCCGACCGCCCCCCTCCTCTACGTCCTGGCACTCGGGTTGCAATCTGGACAGTCAAGG TTCCCCCAACAGCACAGATGGTCAACAAATGACACAGCAGAGCCCACCCACAGTGGAAGTGACAGAACCTGACAGCCAACCAGAGGACGACGGTGTGATGGAAGAGCAGGCAGAAG AAGACAGTGAGAGCTCTGCTCAGCTCCTCAGAACGAAGAGCGATGCGGGCGTCTTGAGACGGGGCCAGCGACGGTCACCGAGTGACCAGAGGAAAATTCGACGCCATCGCTTCTCTATTAATGGACACTTCTACAACCATAAG aCATCAGTGTTTACTCCTGCTTTCGGCTCAATGACTAATGTTCGGATCAACAGCTGCATGAGGACACCTCAGGTGCTTCGAGTTCTCCTCAATAAGTTTAAAATTGAAAACAGCCCAGATGATTTTGCCCTCTACCTCGTCCATGCAAGTGGAG AGCGTGTGAAACTGAAGCGAAGTGACTATCCTCTGGTGCTGAGAGTGATTCAGGGTCCATGTGAGCAGGTCTGCAAGGTTTTCCTCATGGAAGAAGACCTCGGAGAAGAAGTCACATATGAT GTGGCACAGTATATCAAGTTTGAAATGCCTGTCCTGCAGAGTTTCATCACCAAactgaaggaggaggaggacagagaggtGCAGAAACTCAGAAGAAG GTATACGTACCTGCGGTGTATAATTGAAAAGCAGCTCAGTTGTCTTCCAGAGGGGGCGGCGTGTATGTGA